A stretch of Kyrpidia spormannii DNA encodes these proteins:
- a CDS encoding enoyl-CoA hydratase/isomerase family protein — protein sequence MNPAYETVEYAREGRVARIVLNRPEQLNAFNPQMRRELLDALKRAERDPEIRAVLLGAKGRAFCAGQDLETIRSQAGLDYGDLLREGYNPIVQVIVRMDKPVVAMVQGAAAGAGASLAFACDLAIASEKASFVEAFIHIGLVPDTGSCWFLPRLAGLKKAMELALLGDRISAAEAERLGLINRVVPPERLEEEALTLAERLAAMPPLAVARTKRALYRGLSASLEETLALEARLQSESGRTEDHREGMQAFFEKRRPEFYGR from the coding sequence GTGAACCCGGCGTATGAGACGGTGGAATATGCCCGGGAGGGCCGGGTGGCCCGGATTGTTCTCAATCGGCCGGAGCAGCTGAATGCCTTCAATCCGCAAATGCGCCGGGAGCTGCTGGATGCCTTGAAGCGGGCGGAGCGGGATCCCGAGATTCGGGCGGTTCTGCTCGGGGCCAAGGGGAGGGCTTTTTGCGCCGGCCAGGATCTGGAGACCATTCGCAGCCAGGCAGGTCTCGATTATGGAGATCTTTTGCGGGAAGGGTATAACCCCATTGTCCAGGTGATTGTGAGGATGGATAAACCGGTGGTGGCGATGGTGCAGGGGGCGGCGGCGGGGGCGGGGGCCAGTCTCGCCTTCGCCTGCGATTTGGCCATCGCCTCCGAAAAAGCGAGTTTTGTGGAGGCGTTCATTCACATCGGGCTCGTGCCGGATACCGGCAGCTGTTGGTTTTTGCCCCGCCTGGCCGGGCTGAAGAAGGCGATGGAGCTCGCGCTTTTGGGAGACCGAATTTCCGCCGCCGAGGCCGAGCGATTGGGGTTGATCAATCGGGTGGTCCCCCCCGAACGGCTGGAGGAGGAAGCCTTGACTTTGGCGGAGCGGCTGGCGGCGATGCCCCCCCTGGCGGTGGCTCGCACAAAGCGCGCTTTGTATCGCGGCCTGAGCGCGTCTTTGGAAGAGACGCTGGCTCTGGAGGCCCGGCTTCAGTCGGAGTCCGGGCGAACCGAGGACCATCGGGAGGGCATGCAGGCCTTTTTTGAGAAGCGCCGGCCGGAATTTTACGGGCGGTAG
- a CDS encoding phenylacetate--CoA ligase family protein has protein sequence MFQPELETMDRSRLRALQGERLAKTVERVYHRVPFYRRLLDERGIRPGDIRRVEDVVKLPFTKKTDLREHYPFGLFAADRKELSRIHASSGTKGKPTVVGYTQNDITNWSECMARAIITAGGRPGDTFHVAFGYGLFTGGLGLHYGAERAGMAVVPVSGGNTPRQISLIEDLQPRGICGTPSYVLNIAETMIAMGKDPRKTSLEYGIFGAEPWSEEMRQMLQDYFGIKALDIYGLSEVMGPGVGIECYEAQDGLHVAEDHFLVEVIDPVTHEPLTYGETGELVFTTLTKEAIPLLRYRTGDIASLNPEPCRCGRTHIRMSRIKGRLDDMLIVRGVNVFPSELETAVLSVDELSPHYRIVVDREGTLDELTVEVEIQPSLLQDLGGRFDPDHESLVNLARRVSHLLKQTVGITTRVDLKEPGTLPRSEGKAVRVVDRRKLYG, from the coding sequence ATGTTTCAGCCTGAACTGGAGACGATGGATCGCAGCCGGCTACGGGCCCTTCAAGGAGAACGCCTCGCCAAGACAGTAGAACGCGTGTACCACCGGGTACCCTTCTACCGCCGGCTGTTGGACGAGCGCGGGATTCGGCCCGGTGATATTCGCCGGGTCGAGGACGTGGTGAAACTGCCCTTCACCAAAAAAACCGATTTGCGGGAGCACTATCCCTTTGGTCTGTTCGCGGCAGACCGAAAGGAGTTGTCCCGGATCCACGCATCGTCGGGTACCAAGGGAAAGCCGACGGTAGTGGGGTACACCCAGAATGATATCACAAACTGGTCGGAATGCATGGCCCGGGCGATCATTACAGCGGGCGGAAGACCTGGGGATACGTTTCACGTGGCTTTTGGCTACGGATTGTTCACCGGAGGTCTCGGGTTGCATTACGGGGCGGAGCGGGCCGGAATGGCGGTGGTTCCCGTTTCCGGCGGCAACACGCCGCGCCAGATCAGCCTGATCGAGGACCTCCAGCCCAGGGGGATTTGCGGAACGCCGTCGTATGTACTGAATATTGCCGAAACCATGATCGCCATGGGGAAAGATCCCCGAAAAACCAGTCTCGAGTACGGCATTTTTGGAGCCGAGCCTTGGTCTGAAGAGATGCGGCAGATGCTGCAGGATTATTTTGGTATAAAAGCGCTGGACATTTATGGGCTGTCCGAAGTGATGGGTCCAGGGGTGGGGATCGAGTGTTACGAGGCCCAAGACGGTCTGCACGTGGCGGAGGATCATTTTCTGGTGGAGGTCATCGATCCTGTGACCCATGAACCCTTGACCTACGGGGAGACTGGGGAATTGGTGTTCACAACCTTGACGAAAGAGGCCATTCCACTGCTCCGTTACCGGACGGGAGACATCGCCAGTTTAAACCCGGAGCCCTGCCGGTGTGGGCGCACCCATATCCGGATGTCCCGAATCAAGGGGCGCCTAGACGACATGCTGATCGTCCGCGGGGTGAATGTCTTCCCCTCTGAGTTGGAAACGGCGGTGCTCAGCGTCGACGAATTGTCTCCCCATTACCGAATCGTCGTGGACCGGGAAGGAACGCTCGATGAGCTCACCGTGGAAGTGGAGATTCAGCCGAGCCTGCTTCAGGATCTAGGGGGCAGGTTCGACCCGGACCATGAGTCTCTGGTCAACCTCGCTCGGCGGGTCAGCCACCTGTTGAAACAGACGGTGGGCATCACGACTCGGGTCGACCTCAAAGAGCCCGGCACTCTGCCCCGCAGCGAAGGAAAGGCCGTTCGGGTGGTGGATCGGCGGAAGTTATATGGATAA
- a CDS encoding EthD family reductase, protein MVKLIALYRQPEDRDAFDRHYGEVHTPLAEKMPGLKKLEVTRIVGDPMGGASEWYLMAEMYFTDRQTLDAAMASPEGKAAAKDLMGFAGKIVTMVIGEVKEG, encoded by the coding sequence TTGGTGAAACTTATCGCATTGTACCGTCAACCCGAGGATCGGGACGCTTTCGACCGGCATTATGGAGAAGTCCACACGCCTTTGGCGGAGAAGATGCCGGGGCTTAAGAAACTCGAAGTCACGCGAATCGTCGGCGATCCCATGGGCGGAGCGTCGGAATGGTATCTGATGGCGGAGATGTATTTCACCGACCGCCAGACCTTGGACGCGGCTATGGCCTCTCCCGAAGGGAAAGCGGCCGCCAAAGATCTGATGGGCTTTGCCGGGAAGATTGTCACCATGGTGATCGGCGAGGTGAAGGAGGGGTGA